The Dehalobacter sp. DCM sequence TCTTCACGAATATGCTTGGCTACTTCATACCCATTCATTCCAGGTAAACCAATATCACAAAACACGACATCGGGTTGAAATTCTTTTATTTTGGACAATCCGTCAAAACCAGTGCATGCAGAAGTGACTTCGTGGCCCAAATGACGTAATAAGGCACATAATATTTCTGCGACATCCAGAATATCATCGATTACAACTATTCGTCGCCCAATGTATCTCTCCTGTTTACTTTCGATTCTCATTATATCGTTTGACTTCTCATCAATAATTAAAGGAAGTTCAATCGTAAACTGTGCTCCTTTGCCTAAGCCTTCACTCAATGCCTGAATACTCCCTTCATGTAAGTCAATAATTCCTTTGACAATAGCTAACCCCAGACCGAGACCTCCGTTACTATGCTCCAAGGATTTATCTGCCTGCACAAACGGTTGGAATAAATCATCGAGCATTTCCGGTTTAATCCCCAGACCGTTATCGCTGACGTTGATAACACCTTTATTGTTATCCTCGTCTTTATAAACGCTCACCGTTGTCTTTTCCCCCGGATCAGTAAATTTGAGGGAATTATGAATGAGATTTCCTATGGCCTGTGTTAATCGAGCAGCATCGGCTTGAATATGTATTGGCTCTAAACCCGTTTCTATTGTAAGGGTAACCCCTTTCTCAGCAAACATCTGTTTATAATCTTTCGCTGTACGCGCTACGACTCTGTTCAGTTCAATTATCTCTTTCTTTAGTTGAATTTTGTTTTGGGAGATGCGCGTTATGTCCAACAAATCATCAACGAGTCGCTTAAGCTGCGTCGTCTGGCGTTCTATAACTTCCTTAGCGTGTATCGCCTGTTCTGAGTCCGGAGCGGCAATCTTAAGAAGAGATAAGCTCATCATCATTGAAGCCAACGGATTTCTTAATTCATGGGAGAGACTGTTAATGTATAGATTCTTATTTTTGTCGGCCTTCTTTAAATCTTCAACAAGGGCAAGTGCCCGTTGTTCGCTGTGATATAGGGCTTCTTCTGTTCGTGTCCTTTCTATGGCATCGGCAGCCTGGCGTGATAAGAGGTCAAGCATTCTTATTTCGCGTTCTTCAAATTGTTTATGGATAGCGTAACCTGTATTTAAAACGCCAACGAACTTCCCGGAACTGCTGATTAGCGGGGTAGATTGTATACTCTTGATTCCTTCCCCAATCAAAAACGTTAGTTCACTGCTTCCTTCATATCGGCTGTTGGTGATATTCTCGATAATAATTCTCTTATTATCTTTATATATTTGACCCCCTACGGTATTTTCAAGGTCAACAGACGAGAATTTTTCCAGAAAAGCACTTCCCAAATTATATCCCTGCATAATTTCTAAGGTTCTTTCTTTCTCATTAAAAAGTTGAATACATCCCTTATCCGCATGTGTCAAGGAAACAATCTCTTCCATTATTTGATTATATAGAATTTCCAGGTTATCGATACTAATAAAATTGGAGTTGAGCTTATGCATTATATTAAGGACTTCCACTTCAGCGGTTAGATTATCTTTCAAGTTTTTCAGTTCTTCAAAAGTCTCTTTTAGTTCGCTAATATCTCTAAACGTGGCAATAATTCCTTTAAACTCACCGTCTTCTCCTTCGATCAAGGACGTGTGTTCTTCAATATGTTTTTTAGTCCCGTTATCGCGTGTGCAAACCACTTCGCTGTGATAAAGATTACTATTAATTAATTTGGTTAAAGCTTTTTCTCCAAAGAAACCGGGGTGTATCTCCCTAAACACATCCTGGAAATTCTTTCCCAGAACCTCGTCGGCTCTTAAATTGAACAGCTTATCAGACATTCTGTTCCAATAGGCAATGTTATAGTTTTCATTAACTGCGACGACAGCTTCATGCACATCTGATAGAATCTTGGCTTGAAAGGCCAGTTGGCTTTCCTTTTGTTTCCAGTCGGTTAAGTCTCTAATAATCATTGAGGTCTTTAAAACCCCATATTTGTCTGTAAACAATGTGCATGAAACTTCACCGGGGAATATGGTTCCATCTTTTCTTATATGATTTAGCTCTGCTTTTATCTGAAGCGATTTTTTTCTTTTTTCTTTAAAAAGAGGTAGTCGCGGATCAGATAAATCCACCAGTCCACCTGCACCCAATGCAATAATTTCTTCTGCTGTTCTTTGGAACATAACACATGCCGCATGGTTAGCCGCTTCAATATTGCCCTCAGGACGCGTAATAAAAACGGCATCGCTGCAGTTGTCAAAAAATGCGCGATATTTCTCCTCACTTACACACAAAGCCTCTTGGGTACGTTTTATCATACAATTCTCGTATTCCAAATTATTCATTTGTTTATCTCGTTTCCTAGTTAAGTGGACCAGGTCCTTAATCTCCTCCATTGTCGAAATAGCTCCACAGATGTGATTATCTGCATCCAATAATGGCCATGCGCTCCATCGGGCAATTTTAGATATACCGTCTTCCCAAACAAACTCCAATTCACTACCAACAATTTCTTCGCCGTACCAAGCCGCACGCTGGATAGGCATTTTTTCAGGCGACAACAATTTACCGTCTTGATATATGGCTAGGCGAGGCGCTGATGGTGTCGAATGTGGATACACTGACCAAGGTTCAATTCGCAAAAATTCAGCAGTTACTGGATTATGGATAATATTTTTGCATGTTGCATCCGTTGCGATGGAAAAGCCTCCCGGAATCATATCGAGCAAGTTGGAATTGAGGAGCATTCTTTGTAATTCAGGATTCGTACTTAGAGAGTCAGTACTGATCATTGCCTATTACCTTCTCTATAAATTGATAAAAAATGAATTGCAAAGAAAATTATATCGCAATTATTGAAAGAATAATGCAAAAATATGTCAGTAAAAAAATAATAATATGTCGAATACTATGAAAATTCTCAACACTACACACAGTTGTATCTTAGGTTATAAAAAAAGACGGTATGCCAAACTAACAGAATAAAATGCAGTTAAGCAATACCGCTATCTTCTATCGTTAAACGAA is a genomic window containing:
- a CDS encoding hybrid sensor histidine kinase/response regulator; this translates as MISTDSLSTNPELQRMLLNSNLLDMIPGGFSIATDATCKNIIHNPVTAEFLRIEPWSVYPHSTPSAPRLAIYQDGKLLSPEKMPIQRAAWYGEEIVGSELEFVWEDGISKIARWSAWPLLDADNHICGAISTMEEIKDLVHLTRKRDKQMNNLEYENCMIKRTQEALCVSEEKYRAFFDNCSDAVFITRPEGNIEAANHAACVMFQRTAEEIIALGAGGLVDLSDPRLPLFKEKRKKSLQIKAELNHIRKDGTIFPGEVSCTLFTDKYGVLKTSMIIRDLTDWKQKESQLAFQAKILSDVHEAVVAVNENYNIAYWNRMSDKLFNLRADEVLGKNFQDVFREIHPGFFGEKALTKLINSNLYHSEVVCTRDNGTKKHIEEHTSLIEGEDGEFKGIIATFRDISELKETFEELKNLKDNLTAEVEVLNIMHKLNSNFISIDNLEILYNQIMEEIVSLTHADKGCIQLFNEKERTLEIMQGYNLGSAFLEKFSSVDLENTVGGQIYKDNKRIIIENITNSRYEGSSELTFLIGEGIKSIQSTPLISSSGKFVGVLNTGYAIHKQFEEREIRMLDLLSRQAADAIERTRTEEALYHSEQRALALVEDLKKADKNKNLYINSLSHELRNPLASMMMSLSLLKIAAPDSEQAIHAKEVIERQTTQLKRLVDDLLDITRISQNKIQLKKEIIELNRVVARTAKDYKQMFAEKGVTLTIETGLEPIHIQADAARLTQAIGNLIHNSLKFTDPGEKTTVSVYKDEDNNKGVINVSDNGLGIKPEMLDDLFQPFVQADKSLEHSNGGLGLGLAIVKGIIDLHEGSIQALSEGLGKGAQFTIELPLIIDEKSNDIMRIESKQERYIGRRIVVIDDILDVAEILCALLRHLGHEVTSACTGFDGLSKIKEFQPDVVFCDIGLPGMNGYEVAKHIREDEYTKDVFLIALSGYAQAEDLERSREAGFNCHISKPVDLDTLYRVLSGGMGMETKHRVGA